One Bufo gargarizans isolate SCDJY-AF-19 chromosome 3, ASM1485885v1, whole genome shotgun sequence DNA segment encodes these proteins:
- the PCF11 gene encoding pre-mRNA cleavage complex 2 protein Pcf11, with the protein MAADEAREDACRDYQSSLEDLTFNSKPHINMLTILAEENVQFARDIVTLIEAQIAKAPSTEKLPVMYLMDSIVKNVGRDYPAAFAKNIVPTFVNVFEKVDENTRKSLFKLRTTWDEIFPSKKLYTLDLRVNQLDSAWPVKPLPPNVNSPSIHVNPKFLKPEEASTNAISAPKTAPRAPPVHADAQKLVQSQEQIIRQQLLIKQKQLLELQQKKLELELEHTKAQLASSTSSVPAKPQVVPEVLRPPKASLLPTLTHKEKERVLAPPPPVEKPAVPTRDPRLNRGSQHSTPSKDQGSKKDVKANLHPPESKPAKPVAIEKVSSSTRQEKSKTSDKLPKKEPTAHTEHKGKSKSPSPMKAKLPHAKDSKSAVSDTKEPDLSKRDPRLRKNSRDKTDEKPAEIKEKRRSTEKKEDHKSSEHRPSGNRSKIANGLQKSEPSDADKQATKPSRAPGRKRSRSRSPKTRSPVLSPKRRERRSPPKRRQRSLSPIPSLLKIGKVRPTGGKLPHSEEFPPSTRDERSKRIPKLDPRDNRRQKKSSEERQQDPAAPTSMRSSLEPKENVENWQESKTSKRWRSGWEENKTSQGADHHQGNRTPHARHRDNWPNKGILSPRTPKQQDWLSADADLQIPKELTRASKGELLKKANERLASGEISQDDFLVVAHQIRQLFQYQEEKRRSSVWDSPTDDTKGGGRKKPLLSSADLNYYQHKAKLRRTHVQHFMEEGFMDIDDIDFDGRESERDLIQGRLSPGIRPDSDDLVHDGLGRLDEQKDLSIGLREDQRQPYNEPYPLKRSRYNETEPNFVDDKALLGKDNLLVGLREERRPLLETPPLLPVRGDGLGGKGFEDPTNVLNARTESPAKSCTLFEGTSGQRDPLFKSELVDDPRFEKLGGQLVNQPMRFEEQTLIITNPPVDSQRMDVLQGPLLGPQRFEGPQSRHMGAPMFDGTPGQPGAPMRFDGMQPSRFEGGLGPQRFDNGSGPQNFDGNQRFDGPQRFEGPQRFDGGLGPQRFDGPPRPLLQQRFDGPQCTPMRFEQPIRFDTVIGQPMGSMPFDGPHGPRFDTGPGPRFDGPPGPRFDGPSGPRFDGPLGPRFDGPPGGRFDPGPQALMRFDGPMGQNGPRFESPQLHRFENQSPHMSRYDVIPGQPCQRFDGPPGHQTPPRFDGPMQMQPRFDGLMPQRFDGPNQQPRFDGPSVHPGPRFDNVNPPVRQNVPPFGQTVPFDHQNMFPRQFQRPDQRFDMPQGPGFPGGPAAPGVQAFPNQLQRPAGPYFDDKNPQGPGFGHFNMPVGNMQPNPQFQPMDGMGQPAPFTQEPLPPAQMPGVFTSNQPGAAFPNPENHLGQLDVNELFSKLLSTGILKASQTENTSSQATEPSSQSTHEDEEDDPSEDQDVPDLTGFAMEDLKHRHESIIIRLYTGIQCYSCGMRFTKSQTDIYADHLDWHYRQNRTEKDVSRKITHRRWYYSLKDWIEFEEIADLEERAKSQFFEKVHEEVILKTQEAAKEKEFQSVPAGPAGADEICDICKEQFEQYWDEEEEEWHLKNAMRVNEKIFHPSCYEDYKNTSSFLDCTPSPSKTLLENPLNAMLRLVKEEVADTSDTAVRVKEEPSADAATQCAQTIPLLTEIKPEPDDPV; encoded by the exons GTGGATGAAAACACTAGAAAAAGTTTATTTAAATTACGGACCACCTGGGATGAAATATTTCCATCCAAAAAACTCTATACACTTGATTTGCGGGTCAATCAATTGGACTCGGCATGGCCCGTTAAACCTTTACCTCCAAATGTGAATTCGCCCAGTATCCATGTGAATCCAAAATTTCTTAAA CCAGAAGAAGCCTCTACAAATGCCATCTCAGCACCAAAAACAGCACCTCGTGCCCCACCTGTTCACGCTGATGCACAGAAGCTGGTGCAATCCCAGGAGCAGATAATCCGGCAGCAATTGCTGATAAAGCAGAAACAGTTGTTAGAGCTTCAACAAAAGAAGTTAGAACTGGAATTGGAGCACACAAAGGCTCAGCTG GCAAGCAGTACGAGTTCGGTACCTGCAAAGCCCCAAGTTGTGCCAGAGGTTCTTCGTCCTCCAAAGGCTTCGCTGCTGCCTACCCTGACTCATAAGGAAAAGGAGAGAGTGTTGGCGCCTCCACCGCCTGTTGAAAAACCTGCAGTGCCAACCAGAGACCCTCGACTTAACAGAGGCAGTCAACATTCTACACCTTCTAAGGACCAAGGGTCTAAAAAAGACGTCAAAGCGAACCTACATCCACCAGAGTCTAAACCTGCAAAACCTGTAGCTATTGAGAAAGTAAGCTCCTCTACAAGACAAGAAAAGAGCAAAACGAGTGACAAATTACCCAAAAAGGAACCCACAGCGCACACAGAACATAAAGGTAAATCCAAGTCCCCTTCTCCTATGAAAGCAAAATTACCTCATGCAAAGGACTCAAAGTCCGCAGTTTCTGATACAAAAGAACCTGACTTAAGTAAGCGAGATCCAAGACTACGCAAAAACAGTCGAGATAAAACTGATGAGAAACCTgcagaaataaaggaaaaaaggCGAAGTACAGAGAAAAAAGAGGATCACAAATCTTCAGAGCATCGTCCGTCTGGGAACAGGAGCAAGATTGCTAATGGCTTGCAGAAAAGTGAACCCAGTGACGCTGATAAACAAGCTACAAAACCTAGCAGAGCCCCTGGTCGAAAGAGATCACGGTCACGCTCCCCAAAGACTCGATCACCAGTGCTGTCGCCTAAGAGGAGAGAGAGGCGATCGCCACCCAAAAGAAGACAACGAAGCCTATCCCCTATTCCTTCACTTCTAAAGATTGGCAAGGTGCGCCCAACTGGTGGCAAACTGCCTCATTCGGAAGAGTTTCCACCAAGTACACGAGATGAGCGAAGTAAAAGAATCCCTAAACTAGATCCCCGGGACAACAGGAGGCAGAAGAAGAGCTCTGAGGAAAGGCAGCAGGATCCTGCAGCTCCGACTTCTATGAGGTCCAGCTTGGAGCCAAAGGAAAATGTGGAGAACTGGCAAGAATCAAAAACCAGCAAAAGATGGAGGTCTGGCTGGGAAGAAAATAAAAC CTCACAAGGCGCTGATCACCATCAGGGGAACAGAACCCCACATGCAAGACATCGAGACAACTGGCCTAACAAGGGTATCCTCTCACCTCGGACGCCAAAGCAACAGGACTGGCTGAGTGCAGATGCCGATCTACAAATCCCTAAGGAGTTAACGAGAGCAAGCAAGGGCGAATTACTTAAAAAG GCGAACGAGCGTCTGGCATCAGGCGAAATCTCTCAGGATGACTTCCTGGTCGTGGCTCATCAAATTCGACAACTCTTTCAGTACCAAGAAGAGAAACGCAGATCCAGTGTTTGGGACAGTCCCACGGACGACACAAAAGGTGGTGGCCGAAAGAAGCCGCTCCTCTCTAGTGCGGACTTGAATTATTACCAGCATAAAGCTAAGCTGAGAAGAACACATGTTCAGCATTTCATGGAAGAAGGGTTCATGGATATTGATGATATAGATTTTGATGGAAGAGAAAGTGAACGTGATTTGATCCAAGGCCGTCTGTCACCAGGAATAAGACCTGACAGTGATGATCTTGTCCATGATGGTCTCGGGAGACTTGATGAACAGAAAGATCTTTCTATAG GCTTAAGAGAAGACCAGAGGCAGCCATACAATGAACCATATCCCCTCAAGAGATCCCGATATAATGAAACTGAGCCGAATTTTGTAGATGATAAAGCACTCCTTGGGAAGGACAACCTGCTTGTTGGCCTGCGTGAGGAGAGAAGACCGTTGCTTGAGACCCCACCACTATTACCTGTCAGAGGAGATGGTCTTGGTGGTAAAGGATTCGAAGATCCTACCAATGTGTTGAATGCAAGAACAGAATCTCCTGCAAAGTCCTGCACGCTTTTTGAAGGCACATCAGGTCAGCGTGACCCCCTTTTTAAAAGCGAATTAGTTGATGACCCAAGGTTTGAAAAATTGGGTGGGCAGCTAGTTAACCAACCCATGAGATTTGAAGAACAGACTCTAATTATTACTAATCCACCAGTCGACAGCCAAAGGATGGATGTCCTACAAGGTCCACTTTTAGGTCCACAGAGATTTGAAGGACCCCAGAGTAGACACATGGGAGCTCCAATGTTTGATGGTACTCCTGGTCAACCAGGGGCACCAATGCGATTCGATGGCATGCAGCCATCAAGATTTGAAGGCGGGTTAGGTCCACAAAGGTTTGATAATGGATCCGGACCACAGAATTTTGATGGCAATCAAAGATTTGACGGTCCACAAAGGTTTGAAGGGCCTCAGAGATTTGATGGTGGATTAGGACCTCAAAGATTTGATGGCCCTCCCAGACCATTACTACAACAGAGATTTGATGGTCCACAATGCACACCTATGAGGTTTGAGCAACCAATACGATTCGACACAGTGATTGGGCAACCTATGGGTTCAATGCCCTTTGATGGGCCACATGGTCCCCGGTTTGACACCGGTCCAGGACCCAGGTTTGACGGGCCTCCTGGACCAAGATTTGACGGACCTTCTGGTCCTAGGTTTGATGGGCCACTCGGTCCAAGATTCGACGGCCCTCCAGGTGGAAGGTTTGATCCTGGTCCTCAAGCTTTGATGAGATTTGATGGACCAATGGGCCAGAATGGGCCAAGATTTGAAAGTCCACAATTGCACAGATTTGAAAACCAGTCGCCTCACATGTCAAGATATGATGTTATCCCAGGGCAGCCATGTCAAAGATTTGATGGTCCACCTGGGCACCAGACACCACCAAGGTTTGATGGACCAATGCAAATGCAGCCACGGTTTGATGGACTCATGCCTCAACGATTTGATGGTCCAAATCAGCAGCCACGGTTTGATGGGCCTTCTGTACACCCTGGACCACGGTTTGACAATGTAAATCCACCTGTTAGGCAAAATGTTCCACCCTTTGGACAGACTGTACCCTTTGATCATCAAAATATGTTTCCTCGGCAATTTCAAAGACCCGATCAGAGGTTTGATATGCCGCAGGGCCCAGGGTTCCCTGGTGGTCCAGCAGCCCCTGGAGTGCAGGCATTTCCTAACCAACTGCAAAGGCCAGCTGGACCTTACTTTGATGATAAAAATCCACAAGGACCTGGATTTGGACACTTCAATATGCCTGTCGGAAATATGCAGCCAAATCCACAG TTCCAGCCTATGGACGGTATGGGCCAGCCAGCACCTTTCACCCAAGAACCTCTGCCCCCAGCACAAATGCCCGGAGTGTTCACATCCAACCAGCCAG gggCTGCATTTCCAAATCCAGAAAACCACTTGGGTCAGCTGGATGTTAATGAACTGTTTTCCAAGCTGCTTTCCACGGGAATACTTAAAGCATCTCAGACGGAAAACACTTCCTCTC AAGCAACTGAACCGTCTAGTCAGTCTACTCATGAAGATGAAGAAGATGACCCTTCAGAGGATCAGGATGTTCCGGACCTCACTGGCTTTGCTATGGAAGATCTGAAACA TCGCCATGAGAGTATAATAATCCGTTTGTACACTGGCATCCAGTGCTACTCCTGTGGGATGAGGTTTACAAAATCTCAGACTGATATCTATGCCGACCACTTGGACTGGCATTACCGACAAAACAGAACCGAGAAGGATGTCAGCAGGAAAATAACCCACCGCAGATGGTACTACAGCCTGAAG GATTGGATAGAATTTGAGGAAATTGCAGATTTGGAAGAAAGAGCTAAAAGTCAGTTCTTTGAAAAAGTACACGAAGAGGTGATATTAAAAACTCAGGAGGCTGCCAAGGAGAAGGAGTTTCAGAGCGTGCCAGCTGGGCCTGCCGGGGCAGATGAG ATCTGCGACATTTGCAAAGAGCAGTTTGAACAGTAttgggatgaggaggaggaggagtggcatCTGAAGAACGCCATGCGTGTCAATGAAAAG ATTTTCCATCCCTCTTGTTATGAAGATTATAAAAAT ACGTCCTCCTTTTTAGACTGCACACCGTCCCCTAGTAAAACGCTCCTAGAAAACCCACTGAACGCCATGTTAAGGCTTGTCAAAGAGGAAGTGGCAGACACTTCCGACACCGCAGTCAGAGTAAAGGAGGAGCCCTCTGCCGACGCTGCCACACAATGTGCCCAAACCATACCCCTGTTAACGGAGATCAAACCAGAACCCGACGATCCGGTTTAA